A region from the Paenibacillus humicola genome encodes:
- a CDS encoding carbohydrate ABC transporter permease, with product MYKAATIRESGQDRIFLLCVYIFLSIILVLVFYPLLYILSSSLSSAAAVQGGKVWLWPVDPTLDGYIGVFKYNEVWTGFLNSFIYTVSGTVLSVSLTIMMAYPLSRKEMFGRSVWIWAILIAMLFNGGLIPFYLVVKDLGMLNTRSAIIVPTALNVFSVIVAKTFFQTSMPKELYEAAQLDGCGDFRFLTRIVLPLSTPILAVLVLWSAVGQWNAYFNALIYLNSRTMYPLQLVLREILVENQISFTNMSSIDPNKLVLMQNMETLLKYSLIVITTIPILVIYPFVQKHFVKGVFVGSVKE from the coding sequence TTGTATAAGGCCGCAACGATTCGGGAGTCTGGACAAGACCGCATATTTTTATTGTGCGTATATATCTTTTTAAGTATCATTCTCGTTTTGGTGTTCTATCCGCTCCTATATATCTTAAGTTCTTCTTTGAGTTCTGCTGCTGCTGTACAAGGAGGAAAAGTATGGTTATGGCCGGTTGATCCCACTTTGGATGGCTATATCGGCGTTTTTAAGTACAACGAGGTTTGGACGGGCTTCCTGAATTCCTTCATCTACACAGTCAGTGGAACTGTTCTAAGCGTAAGCCTGACGATTATGATGGCATATCCCCTGTCGAGAAAAGAAATGTTTGGGCGAAGTGTGTGGATATGGGCGATCCTGATTGCGATGTTGTTTAACGGCGGTCTAATTCCCTTCTATCTCGTTGTAAAAGATCTGGGAATGCTGAATACCCGCTCAGCGATCATCGTTCCAACCGCCCTTAACGTATTTTCCGTAATCGTTGCGAAGACATTTTTCCAAACCTCAATGCCTAAAGAACTCTACGAAGCGGCACAACTTGATGGCTGCGGCGATTTTCGATTTCTGACGCGTATTGTGCTCCCTCTCTCCACGCCCATTCTTGCTGTCCTGGTTCTCTGGTCGGCAGTCGGTCAATGGAATGCTTACTTCAATGCCTTAATTTACTTAAATTCACGTACCATGTATCCATTGCAGCTCGTGCTTCGTGAGATTCTGGTAGAGAATCAGATCAGCTTTACGAACATGTCTTCAATCGATCCGAATAAGCTTGTATTGATGCAGAATATGGAAACCCTGCTTAAGTATTCTTTGATTGTGATCACGACGATCCCAATCCTTGTCATTTATCCGTTTGTACAAAAGCATTTTGTGAAAGGTGTGTTTGTAGGCTCCGTAAAAGAATGA
- a CDS encoding beta-galactosidase has translation MLFAGANYHPHDWPSERWRQDISLMKEASFNLVRLGHLCWDSFEPSEGYFTFEWFDEVMQLFDEADIKVVLDIATRPAPTWLHKKYPEIDITDRNGIRLQAHSRYMEDTGHPVFREYAYRFAEKLICRYRNHPTLLAFGLCNELGSGMPSYSNSVKERFVSWLKNKYGTVEHLNQAWSTQRWSRKLNSFHDVVLPVSGNVQGAPERMLDLWRFHSDETLDYMLGLSQIVKRLAPNVRESTNHWSENPHFGFDYLKRYREIVDIPGIGFYPGTNPEDQKALIGACFIMDHRIGELDKPIWCLEFQTGDFGGYGSPRKAMRMYAYLSLLYGSQAVCAWTWRSMLGGEEQYLFGLVDHDGTPGWKYTEFKQIAEEFKLLQNYALPRKPNPHIALAYSFESLKVMNGNSGFYKTGYMEQVLQAYEAIMRDNLDCNVVNLRGIHSNYKLLVIPGHAIMDEDSAAVVRTFVENGGTVVMTAYSAKVDANNRVFDSPMPGELSDVFGIRVGAFNRTWSHTPAENAGGVEKTEMNIEREKPSLVFDGNVFKPEITYYEIIEPITATVTAYFSNTFEESPAVTQNRYGSGEAIYIAIPADAAFLRAVLTSLYPSLGINLGPVTPTGVFARHLEDGTALYVNTTNKERTIKLDSPANSVLSNYRFEDTLTLGAYEAEFIYRGN, from the coding sequence ATGTTATTTGCAGGAGCGAATTACCATCCGCATGATTGGCCCAGTGAAAGATGGCGGCAGGATATTTCTCTTATGAAGGAGGCTTCTTTTAATCTGGTCCGTCTTGGTCATCTGTGCTGGGACAGCTTTGAGCCATCCGAGGGATACTTTACCTTTGAATGGTTCGATGAGGTTATGCAATTGTTCGATGAAGCCGATATCAAGGTGGTGCTTGATATTGCTACACGCCCGGCCCCCACATGGCTGCATAAAAAATATCCTGAAATCGATATTACCGACCGGAATGGTATTAGACTGCAAGCACATAGCCGCTACATGGAGGATACCGGTCATCCCGTTTTTAGAGAATATGCTTATCGATTTGCCGAAAAGCTGATTTGCCGTTACCGGAATCATCCGACGTTGTTGGCTTTCGGCCTGTGCAACGAGTTGGGGTCCGGCATGCCCTCCTATTCAAATTCCGTTAAGGAACGCTTCGTATCCTGGTTAAAAAATAAATATGGGACCGTGGAACATTTAAACCAGGCGTGGTCGACTCAACGGTGGTCACGTAAATTAAACAGCTTCCATGACGTCGTTCTACCGGTATCCGGGAATGTGCAGGGCGCCCCGGAACGAATGCTTGATTTATGGAGATTCCATTCGGATGAAACGCTCGATTATATGCTCGGATTAAGCCAAATTGTAAAACGTTTGGCTCCGAATGTGAGGGAGAGTACCAATCACTGGTCCGAGAACCCTCACTTCGGTTTCGACTACTTGAAACGGTATCGAGAAATTGTTGATATTCCCGGTATCGGCTTTTATCCCGGTACAAATCCCGAGGATCAAAAAGCATTGATTGGAGCCTGTTTCATTATGGATCATCGAATTGGAGAACTGGACAAGCCCATCTGGTGCCTCGAATTCCAGACCGGCGATTTTGGAGGTTATGGTTCGCCACGCAAAGCCATGCGCATGTACGCCTACTTGTCGTTGTTATACGGAAGTCAGGCAGTTTGTGCATGGACGTGGCGTTCGATGCTGGGCGGAGAAGAACAGTATTTGTTTGGCTTGGTCGATCATGACGGAACTCCAGGATGGAAGTATACCGAATTCAAACAAATTGCCGAAGAATTCAAGCTGCTTCAAAATTACGCGCTGCCGCGAAAACCCAACCCCCATATAGCTCTTGCTTATTCATTCGAAAGCCTGAAAGTCATGAACGGCAATTCGGGCTTTTACAAAACCGGATACATGGAGCAGGTGCTGCAGGCCTACGAAGCGATTATGCGCGATAATCTGGATTGCAACGTTGTCAATTTACGCGGCATTCACAGCAATTACAAGCTGCTCGTTATTCCGGGGCACGCCATCATGGACGAAGATTCCGCGGCTGTGGTCCGCACGTTTGTTGAGAACGGCGGGACTGTTGTGATGACCGCGTATTCGGCTAAGGTCGATGCCAATAACCGGGTTTTCGATTCGCCGATGCCCGGAGAATTGAGCGATGTGTTCGGTATTCGCGTCGGAGCATTCAACCGGACATGGAGTCATACGCCTGCCGAAAATGCCGGCGGTGTAGAGAAAACAGAAATGAACATCGAACGGGAGAAACCCTCTCTAGTATTTGACGGAAACGTATTTAAACCGGAAATTACTTATTACGAAATCATTGAGCCCATTACTGCGACTGTAACTGCTTATTTTTCCAATACATTTGAAGAATCGCCGGCCGTTACTCAAAATCGTTACGGCAGCGGCGAAGCGATCTACATCGCAATTCCGGCCGATGCCGCTTTTCTGCGAGCGGTTTTAACTTCCCTATATCCTTCGTTAGGCATTAACCTTGGGCCTGTGACTCCAACGGGCGTATTCGCCCGCCATCTCGAAGACGGCACCGCGTTATATGTCAATACGACCAACAAGGAGCGGACTATCAAACTGGACAGTCCGGCGAATAGTGTGTTATCGAATTACAGGTTTGAAGACACGCTAACACTCGGTGCTTATGAGGCGGAGTTCATTTACCGCGGAAATTAA
- a CDS encoding alpha-L-fucosidase, whose product MSDIQKAALVKPSQRQLKWQEMEFYAFIHFTVNTFTDKEWGLGNEDPSIFDPQDLDTEQWVQVCKAAGMRGLILTCKHHDGFCLWPSKYTEHSVKKSPWKQGNGDVVKELSDACRRHGLQLGIYLSPWDRHDNRYGTDEYNTYFKNQLRELLTNYGDIFSVWFDGACGEGPNGKRQVYDWDGYYQVIRKLQPGAVISVCGPDVRWIGNEAGHCRESEWSVVSETLLDCEKIQEKSQHADDAEFRHRIRTEDEDLGSREVICSAGNLVWYPAEVNTSIRPGWFYHANEDDKVRSVEELLDIYYKSVGGNATFLLNIPPDKRGRIHEADEKRLRELGWILRSTFQDNLALGSSAAASESMDDDHTAANLLDGNPDTFWCPRPGTEQASIEIDLGDEKRFNHLVLKEHIQSGQRIERFKIECRKDSGAWREISRGTIIGHKRILRFDEITARSIRITIMESRWYPTLSSFEVYLGPID is encoded by the coding sequence ATGTCTGATATTCAAAAAGCCGCTTTGGTAAAACCGTCTCAACGCCAATTAAAATGGCAGGAAATGGAGTTCTATGCGTTTATTCATTTTACCGTGAACACCTTTACCGATAAAGAATGGGGATTGGGGAACGAAGATCCGTCCATTTTTGACCCGCAGGATCTGGATACGGAACAGTGGGTGCAAGTTTGTAAAGCGGCCGGAATGCGGGGTCTCATCCTGACTTGCAAGCATCATGATGGATTTTGTCTATGGCCGAGCAAATATACCGAGCACTCCGTGAAGAAGAGCCCCTGGAAGCAAGGGAATGGCGATGTTGTAAAAGAATTATCTGACGCCTGCCGGCGGCACGGTCTACAGCTGGGAATTTATTTGTCTCCTTGGGATCGTCACGACAATCGCTATGGAACTGACGAGTACAATACGTATTTCAAAAACCAACTTCGAGAGCTCTTGACGAACTATGGGGATATTTTCTCTGTTTGGTTTGATGGAGCATGCGGCGAGGGGCCGAATGGAAAAAGACAAGTTTATGACTGGGACGGCTATTATCAAGTGATTCGGAAACTGCAGCCGGGCGCGGTCATTTCGGTTTGCGGCCCCGATGTCCGCTGGATCGGGAATGAAGCGGGACACTGCCGGGAATCCGAATGGAGTGTTGTATCCGAAACGCTGCTGGATTGTGAAAAGATACAAGAAAAATCGCAGCATGCGGATGATGCGGAGTTCCGGCACCGGATTCGAACGGAGGACGAGGATTTGGGCAGCCGGGAAGTCATATGCAGCGCGGGAAATCTCGTGTGGTATCCGGCGGAAGTCAACACCTCGATCAGACCGGGATGGTTTTATCACGCAAACGAAGACGATAAAGTAAGGTCGGTTGAGGAGCTTCTGGATATTTACTACAAATCCGTCGGCGGGAATGCAACCTTCCTCTTGAATATCCCGCCGGATAAACGAGGGAGGATCCACGAAGCCGACGAAAAAAGACTGAGGGAACTGGGCTGGATACTAAGAAGTACTTTTCAAGACAACCTTGCGCTTGGTTCATCTGCTGCTGCATCCGAAAGCATGGATGACGACCACACCGCAGCAAACCTGCTTGACGGAAATCCCGATACTTTTTGGTGTCCAAGGCCGGGAACGGAACAGGCCTCCATTGAGATCGACCTGGGGGATGAGAAGAGGTTTAATCATCTTGTGCTGAAAGAACATATCCAATCGGGACAGCGGATCGAGAGGTTTAAAATCGAGTGCCGGAAGGATTCCGGGGCGTGGAGAGAAATTTCTCGAGGTACAATTATCGGTCATAAACGCATTTTAAGATTCGACGAGATCACGGCCAGATCTATTCGAATTACGATCATGGAATCCAGATGGTATCCGACTCTGAGCAGCTTTGAAGTTTATCTCGGACCTATCGATTAG
- a CDS encoding ABC transporter permease, whose translation MRLVSQEENQPDSMSISISETKRNAMRRSFVRHWPLYAIIALPTAFLIVFSYWPMLGVQIAFRNYSPVRGIWNSSWIGLQEFHSFFSSPYFWPLVKNTLTLSVYYIVVSIPCAVILAVALNEVRNERFKKVVQMFTYAPYFISTVILVGMMQIILSPTSGPLALLFHELGRSNPPNILASANGFSSIYVWSGIWQETGYGAVIYLAALAGVNPELYEAARIDGASRLQKIRYIDLPGISPTMIILLILSVGGLLSVGFEKVFLLQNNLNLSTSEIISTYVYKTGLINADFSFAAAIGLFNSLVGLILISIVNFAARKVSDNSLF comes from the coding sequence ATGAGATTGGTTTCTCAAGAAGAAAATCAACCGGATTCCATGTCCATATCGATTTCCGAGACGAAACGGAATGCGATGAGAAGGAGCTTCGTTCGGCATTGGCCGTTATATGCGATCATCGCACTGCCGACAGCCTTTTTGATCGTTTTCAGTTATTGGCCGATGCTGGGGGTTCAAATCGCCTTTCGCAACTATAGTCCAGTACGGGGAATTTGGAATAGTTCGTGGATTGGCTTACAGGAATTTCATTCGTTTTTTTCGTCCCCCTATTTTTGGCCGCTTGTTAAAAACACGTTGACATTGAGTGTTTACTATATCGTCGTTTCCATTCCCTGTGCCGTCATTCTCGCCGTGGCATTGAACGAGGTGCGAAATGAGCGTTTTAAAAAAGTCGTTCAAATGTTTACTTATGCTCCTTATTTCATTTCAACAGTAATCCTTGTAGGCATGATGCAGATTATCCTTTCTCCCACAAGCGGACCGCTAGCGTTACTTTTTCATGAGCTTGGCAGATCCAATCCTCCCAATATATTGGCAAGCGCGAATGGATTTTCTTCCATTTATGTGTGGTCCGGGATATGGCAGGAAACCGGATATGGAGCCGTCATCTATCTCGCTGCGCTCGCGGGAGTTAATCCGGAATTATATGAAGCCGCACGAATTGACGGTGCATCCCGGCTGCAGAAGATTCGGTATATAGACCTTCCTGGCATTAGTCCAACGATGATCATTTTGTTGATTTTAAGTGTCGGAGGACTGTTAAGCGTAGGTTTTGAGAAAGTATTTCTTTTGCAAAATAATTTGAATTTGAGTACATCGGAAATCATCTCAACCTATGTCTATAAGACCGGGCTTATTAACGCCGATTTCAGCTTTGCCGCTGCGATAGGACTGTTTAACTCCTTAGTTGGTTTGATTTTAATTTCCATCGTTAATTTTGCGGCTCGCAAAGTTTCGGACAACAGCCTGTTTTGA